From Gimesia panareensis, the proteins below share one genomic window:
- a CDS encoding rhodanese-like domain-containing protein, with translation MGKSHSQRFLDIVNDAKSRVTECTVLDVQARTQNGDEFHLIDVREDHEFNAARIPGAKHLGKGIIERDIEKAIPETSALIILYCGGGFRSALAADNLQKMGYTQVISMDGGFSGWKNAGFEIESGE, from the coding sequence ATGGGCAAAAGTCATTCTCAGCGATTCCTCGATATTGTCAACGATGCTAAATCGCGTGTGACGGAGTGTACCGTACTCGATGTGCAGGCTCGTACTCAGAATGGGGACGAGTTTCACCTGATTGATGTACGTGAGGACCATGAATTTAATGCTGCTCGGATTCCAGGGGCAAAACATCTGGGCAAAGGGATTATCGAGCGCGATATTGAAAAAGCGATCCCGGAGACCTCGGCTCTGATCATCCTCTACTGTGGGGGTGGCTTTCGTTCTGCGCTGGCCGCAGACAACCTGCAGAAAATGGGGTACACGCAGGTGATCTCGATGGATGGTGGATTCAGTGGCTGGAAGAATGCCGGTTTTGAAATTGAGTCAGGAGAATAA